The following are encoded in a window of Rosa chinensis cultivar Old Blush chromosome 4, RchiOBHm-V2, whole genome shotgun sequence genomic DNA:
- the LOC112198047 gene encoding exosome complex component RRP41 homolog — protein sequence MEFVSPEGLRLDGRRPMEMRQIRAEIGVVAKADGSAMFEMGNTKVVAAVYGPREVQNRSQQLNANALVRCEYTMANFSTGDRMRKPKGDRRSTEISLVIRQTMEECILTNLMPRSQIDIFVQVLQADGGTRSACINAATLALADAGIPMRDLVTSCSAGYLNSTPLLDLNYIEDSAGGADVTLGIMPKLDKVTLLQMDAKLSLDTFENVMQLAIEGCKAVADYIREILLENTKQLEYRRGT from the exons ATGGAGTTCGTCAGCCCTGAAGGTCTTCGTTTAGATGGTCGCCGTCCCATGGAA ATGAGGCAAATTCGAGCAGAGATTGGTGTTGTAGCCAAAGCTGACGG TTCTGCTATGTTTGAGATGGGCAACACCAAAGTTGTTGCTGCCGTATATGGCCCTAGAGAG GTCCAAAATAGGAGCCAACAACTGAATGCCAATGCATTG GTGCGATGTGAATACACCATGGCAAATTTTAGTACCGGAGATCGGATGAGAAAACCGAAGGGTGATAG GAGATCCACAGAGATATCTCTAGTTATTCGCCAAACCATGGAAGAATGCATTTTGACAAATTTAATGCCTCGGTCTCAG ATAGACATTTTTGTGCAAGTTCTCCAAGCAGATGGAG GAACTAGATCTGCATGTATCAATGCTGCAACCCTGGCCCTTGCAGACGCTGGAATTCCAATGCGGGATCTTGTTACTTCCTGCAGTGCTGGGTACCTTAACAGCACACCTCTACTTG ATTTAAACTATATAGAAGATAGTGCTGGAGGTGCTGATGTCACTTTAGGAATTATGCCGAAGTTGGATAAAGTGACTCTTCTTCAG ATGGATGCTAAGTTGTCGTTGGATACTTTTGAAAATGTAATGCAACTTGCAATCGAAGGCTGCAAGGCAGTTGCAGATTACATTAGAGAA ATATTACTGGAGAATACAAAGCAATTGGAGTATCGTCGAGGGACATAG